The following proteins are encoded in a genomic region of Oncorhynchus kisutch isolate 150728-3 linkage group LG4, Okis_V2, whole genome shotgun sequence:
- the LOC109889306 gene encoding malonyl-CoA decarboxylase, mitochondrial, with protein sequence MRPQHIICTLRSGVRCWQHRSVLGTVLQVEALEFRSVRSRSTSAGPVRSMEEILTRVVVPLPTYETREKSPPPPESNSVEFMHFYRSLEKEEKSQLLAKLSHDFGVDHKGVSELAGKLLDTQQRDLATILQVEDRLRYSLTPRYKQLLNHISRVESGVKFLVDLRADLLEIISSKASDSPHIRDLNGTLKSLLSEWFSVGLLRLERITWQSPCEILQKISQYEAVHPVRNWTDIKRRVGPYRRCYAFTHAAMPGEPLVVLHVALTEDISDNIQSIVREFATLDSEEDVSKVNTAVFYSISSTQAGLQGVELGNVLIKRVVRELQSEFPHMSQFSSLSPIPGFSSWLQGLLSQHRKEGRVELLTDCEWGKVADVTNTTPDTNVLDALRKLISTGDWTRSEHLVHILEPALMRLCAWYLYGEKRRGYALNPVANFHLQNGATMWRLNWHADTSPRGVANSCGIMVNYRYFLQETTSNSAAYMHNKIITATEQVLGLVSQFQKNSKL encoded by the exons ATGAGACCCCAGCACATAATTTGTACATTGCGTAGTGGTGTGAGGTGCTGGCAACATCGAAGTGTTTTGGGAACGGTTTTACAGGTAGAGGCCTTGGAATTTCGAAGCGTGCGCTCTCGGTCCACCTCGGCTGGCCCTGTCAGATCCATGGAGGAAATACTGACGAGGGTTGTGGTACCATTACCTACATATGAGACGAGAGAGAAGTCCCCGCCTCCCCCAGAATCGAACAGTGTGGAATTTATGCATTTCTACAGAAGCCTTGAAAAGGAAGAGAAGTCACAATTACTGGCAAAGTTGTCACACGATTTTGGTGTTGACCACAAAGGAGTTTCAGAGCTAGCAGGGAAGCTGCTCGACACTCAACAAAGGGACTTGGCTACAATACTGCAAGTAGAGGACAGGTTACGATACAGTCTGACTCCTCGCTATAAACAATTGCTTAATCACATAAGTAGGGTGGAATCGGGAGTGAAGTTTCTGGTTGACCTACGTGCAGATCTGCTTGAAATAATATCATCTAAAGCAAGTGACAGTCCTCATATTCGG GACCTGAATGGCACTCTGAAGAGTCTGCTGTCTGAGTGGTTCTCTGTGGGTCTGCTGCGTCTGGAGAGGATCACCTGGCAGTCCCCCTGTGAGATACTGCAAAAGATCAGCCA ATACGAAGCTGTGCACCCTGTGAGAAACTGGACAGATATAAAGCGTAGAGTTGGGCCGTACCGTCGCTGCTATGCCTTCACCCACGCTGCCATGCCAGGGGAGCCATTGGTTGTCCTGCATGTGGCACTCACAGAGGACATCTCTGATAACATACAG AGTATCGTGAGAGAATTTGCTACCCTGGACTCGGAGGAGGATGTGAGCAAAGTCAATACAGCAGTGTTCTACTCCATCTCCTCCACCCAGGCTGGCCTGCAGGGGGTGGAGCTAGGGAACGTCCTCATCAAGAGAGTTGTGCGGGAGCTACAG AGTGAGTTTCCCCACATGTCCCAGTTCTCCAGCCTGTCCCCCATCCCGGGCTTCTCCTCCTGGCTACAGGGCCTGCTCAGCCAGCACCGGAAGGAGGGCCGCGTGGAGCTGCTAACGGACTGCGAGTGGGGGAAGGTGGCAGATGTCACAAACACAACCCCTGATACCAACGTCCTGGATGCCCTGCGTAAGCTGATCAGCACCGGTGACTGGACCCGTTCTGAACACCTGGTCCACATCCTGGAGCCCGCCCTGATGCGCCTCTGTGCCTGGTACCTCTATGGAGAGAAGAGGCGTGGCTATGCCCTAAACCCTGTGGCCAATTTCCACCTGCAGAATGGCGCCACCATGTGGAGACTGAACTGGCATGCAGACACCAGCCCGCGTGGAGTGGCCAACTCCTGTGGCATCATGGTGAACTACAGATACTTCCTGCAGGAGACCACGTCCAACAGTGCTGCCTACATGCACAATAAAATCATCACAGCCACAGAGCAGGTGCTGGGCTTGGTCTCACAGTTTCAGAAGAACAGCAAACTCTGA